The genomic stretch TAACGACGACCGGAGCGGCCTTCCGCGCCAAAGACTTTTCGCCCGTCGACCACCAGGCGTTCGATCGAATCTTGCCGCAGATGAATATTCGGCTCGCGCTCGATGATTTCGCGCATCATCTGGCTATAAGAGGCCATGTCGGATTGACAGCGGCGCGACCGGACGGCGGCGCCTTTTTTGGTTCCCAGGCGGCGGAATTGAATCGCCGTGGCGTCGGCCACCTTGCCCATGATTCCGCCAAGGGCATCGATTTCGCACACCAGGTGGCCTTTGGCCATGCCGCCGATGCACGGGTTGCACGACATCCGAGCGATGGCCTCGACATTGGTCGTCACCAGGCCGACCCGCGCCCCTAGCCTGGCTGCCGCGTGAGCCGCCTCGACCCCCGCGTGGCCGGCGCCGATGACCAGAATATCGAAATGTTCGTCCAGCATGATCCCGCCTTTGTTTCACGTGAAACAATACAGGAAAGCGACCAAAAATCAATCGGTTCACGAGTCAAGAAAGAGGCGAATGTGGAATGGCGAATGGGGAATGTGGAATGGCGAATGTAAGAGCGAATGCGAAATGTAAGAGCGGCTTAGCAGCCGCGATACCACCCAGGCCGTAAATAATAATGGGAAATGCGGAATGGCGAATGAGGAATTAGTCAAATGAAAACGGGCAATTAGCCGATTGTTTCACGTGAAACAAGGCGCCTGGTCGATGACGCAGTACAAGCCCGGCTCTTTTTCGACCGGGAGAAGGAGATCGGCGTTCGGCACCAGGTGACGAGATGACTCGCGGCAAAGAACTACCCGGCCGTTCAGAATGACCATTTCCAGCGTGTCCCGCCCCAATTCGAAAATCGCCGATTCGACCGAATCCGCGCGCCACACGGCAAAATCGGCATAGTGGCCCTCGCGGATTCTACCGGCTGGAATTTGAAAGGCCGAGGCCCCCAAATTGGTCACAGCGTCCAGTAGTTGGTGGCGATCAAGATGGCCAAGACGATCGGCTCGTTGTAAGGCGGCTAAAAGCCCCTGACCTCCATCACGTCTCGAACCGGCGCCGATCAACACTTGCAAGCCGGTTTGTTTCAAGACATCGGCGTTGATCGTCCGACCGAAAACATATTCGTCGGTCAACGGTCGCCAAATCAGAAAAGAACCGGCGGCGGCCAAATGGCGGCTGCCGTTGGGGGTCAGGGCGACCCCACCGACGGCCATCAGATTCGGCGCCAGCATGCCCCATTCCGAGGCGAGCTGTAACTCTCGGGATTTTGCCCTGCTGTCGCCGTCGGCCAAGGAAACAAAGACCGGTTCGCTACGGGCCTGAACAAATTTTTTCGCCGGATTCTTCTCTATAATTAAGGAAGAGATCCAGGTCGACCAAGGCAGACGGATCGATACCGGAAGTGTATTCGGCCGGCGAGGGCTGGCGACGGTGGTGACGCCGTTTTTCAACGAATCCAAGAAACCCGCGTTGAAGCGAATATCTCCCGCTTTGTTTGCCTGCTGAATGATCTCGGCAAATTCGACTTCCAGTTCGTTTTGGCGCTTTTCACGATCCAGATAGGGGCCCGGTTTGAGTGGCGAAAAGCAATCCTCATCCAGGGGATGTTCGGCATCGATCAAACCGGGCGTGACCAACATTCCATCGAGATCAAGGCTATCGCTTCGATGGTGATGGGAAAGATTGCCGATTTTTTCGATATGGTTGTCCCGGATCTGAAGATTGGTTTGGACAACACCCTCCGGAGTTGCAAAACGACCGTTACTCAGCATAAGTGAATAAGGTCCCTCAACGGATTGTTTTTTTCTCCTAAACCACATTTTTTTTTCTCGCTTGGTGGACTTGTTGGTACACTTGGTATGTGCGGCGAGCACAATCATCCCAGGAAAATTTTGCGGCCTGTACCGGCCCGAGTTTGGAATACTTCGTTCGATAGGCTTCATCGGTCGCCAAGCGACCCATGGCTTCCGCGAGGCCTTGTACATCACCAGGATGAACTAATATTCCTGCATTATCAACAACTTCCGGCAAACTTGCCGTCTGGCTGACGATGACCGGCGTGCCGCATGCCATGGCCTCGAGCGGCGGCAATCCAAAACCTTCATACCACGAAGGATAAACCAAGGCGGTGGCGTTGCCATAAAGGCCGGACAAATCGTCATGTGGAACCGAGCCGAGCAGTCGCACGCGATCGGCAACATTATATCGCCCGGCTGCGGCAACCAGGTCGCCAGTCAGCCAACCCTCGCCAC from Myxococcales bacterium encodes the following:
- a CDS encoding amidohydrolase family protein; this translates as MWFRRKKQSVEGPYSLMLSNGRFATPEGVVQTNLQIRDNHIEKIGNLSHHHRSDSLDLDGMLVTPGLIDAEHPLDEDCFSPLKPGPYLDREKRQNELEVEFAEIIQQANKAGDIRFNAGFLDSLKNGVTTVASPRRPNTLPVSIRLPWSTWISSLIIEKNPAKKFVQARSEPVFVSLADGDSRAKSRELQLASEWGMLAPNLMAVGGVALTPNGSRHLAAAGSFLIWRPLTDEYVFGRTINADVLKQTGLQVLIGAGSRRDGGQGLLAALQRADRLGHLDRHQLLDAVTNLGASAFQIPAGRIREGHYADFAVWRADSVESAIFELGRDTLEMVILNGRVVLCRESSRHLVPNADLLLPVEKEPGLYCVIDQAPCFT